In Candidatus Nitronauta litoralis, one DNA window encodes the following:
- a CDS encoding methyltransferase domain-containing protein, whose translation MDLKHFQNGIQKRFHLNFKPDFFRFLGEAVEARIRATESKGIEQYRFFFQEDPEEVSHLISLLTNKETYFFRENPHYRLVTRVICPELLKNRAYYGQPIKIVSAGCSSGEEPYSLVLALVEVFGEGITDQIEVVGLDIDHDVLHKASMAVYGAYSFRGVGSEVLNNYFSPFAGNRNVLKASIRENVRFVQHNLADWPYPEEARGADLIFYRNVSIYYENETQEKIYQNLARLLTPGGYLVTGSVEISHHDTGRLALKREEEIFYFCKETEASESSDLLSGSPVQKLSRLPDKKALLKETNKNQTKNIQPNLSDEERTLSKALSLTTDEQWEEALITVEELVTKNPDFLSAYSLKALILLQLNRAQETEQVCQQALKKDGLFAAPYLLLGLASQKNTDHPEAVHRLRKAIYLAPSCWLAHYHLADSYRETGDNDSARREYNVTLNLLENSGFENHGLPVFRSEYTESQIAGICRDKLNQLTVN comes from the coding sequence ATGGATCTGAAACATTTTCAGAACGGAATCCAAAAAAGGTTCCACCTCAATTTCAAACCTGATTTCTTCCGGTTTCTTGGCGAAGCTGTCGAAGCCCGTATCCGGGCCACTGAATCAAAGGGAATTGAACAATACCGATTCTTTTTTCAGGAAGACCCAGAAGAAGTTTCCCACCTGATCAGCCTTTTAACAAATAAGGAAACTTATTTCTTCCGTGAGAACCCCCATTACCGCCTGGTTACCCGTGTAATTTGTCCGGAGTTATTAAAGAACCGTGCCTACTATGGCCAGCCTATCAAAATAGTCAGTGCCGGTTGTTCCAGTGGTGAAGAGCCCTATTCCCTGGTCCTGGCATTGGTTGAAGTATTTGGCGAAGGAATAACCGATCAGATTGAAGTGGTCGGTCTGGACATTGATCATGATGTTCTGCACAAGGCCAGTATGGCTGTTTATGGGGCGTATTCTTTCCGTGGTGTGGGCTCCGAAGTTTTAAATAATTATTTCAGCCCGTTCGCGGGAAATCGAAATGTTTTGAAAGCATCTATCCGCGAAAATGTCCGTTTTGTGCAACACAATCTTGCAGACTGGCCGTATCCCGAAGAAGCCAGGGGTGCCGACCTGATTTTTTATCGAAATGTCTCCATTTACTACGAAAATGAAACCCAGGAAAAGATATATCAAAACCTCGCCCGACTTTTAACACCTGGTGGATATCTGGTGACAGGTTCAGTCGAAATTTCACATCATGATACCGGGCGATTGGCTTTAAAAAGAGAAGAAGAAATATTCTACTTTTGTAAAGAAACTGAGGCTTCGGAATCGTCCGATCTCCTTTCTGGATCTCCTGTTCAAAAACTATCCAGACTTCCAGATAAAAAGGCGCTGCTAAAAGAAACGAATAAAAACCAAACCAAAAACATTCAACCGAACTTATCCGACGAAGAAAGAACTCTTTCTAAAGCCCTGAGTTTAACAACTGATGAACAATGGGAAGAAGCTTTAATAACAGTAGAAGAACTGGTCACTAAGAATCCGGATTTTCTTTCGGCCTATAGTTTAAAGGCCCTTATATTGTTACAACTGAACAGGGCCCAGGAAACTGAACAGGTATGCCAACAGGCTCTTAAAAAAGATGGGCTGTTTGCGGCTCCCTATCTCCTGCTGGGTCTGGCATCACAAAAAAACACAGATCACCCCGAGGCGGTCCACCGCCTGAGAAAAGCAATTTACCTGGCCCCCTCCTGTTGGTTGGCTCATTATCATCTGGCAGACAGTTACCGGGAAACCGGAGATAATGATTCGGCTCGGAGGGAATACAATGTCACCCTTAATTTATTAGAGAATTCCGGATTTGAAAATCATGGTTTACCGGTTTTTCGCAGTGAATACACAGAGTCACAGATTGCAGGCATCTGCAGGGACAAGTTAAATCAATTGACGGTCAACTGA
- the cheB gene encoding chemotaxis-specific protein-glutamate methyltransferase CheB: MALFRVLIVEDSVTAQQMLKEMIESDPDIEVIGIASNGKEGVEKTLELKPDLVTMDLMMPVMSGQEAIDQIMQQCARPILVISSNNDSKVAFDACSRGALDVFPKDDLDPDKCEKLTSRIRLLAKVRVIGHIRPKTTVKPQVIGNHRDAKVIAIACSTGGPKALSQMLPHLPENFPHPIVIAQHIEDGFTDGLVEWLNQVCPQKLELGKQGTRLAANTIYISPSEKNMKVGLGGVIEFEERSEKDRYAPNCDVLLNSVAQNYGPKSVGVILTGMATDGVAGMKNIRDKGGQTIAQDESSSVVYGMNRQAIETGCIDKVLPIEEIGQYLAKL; the protein is encoded by the coding sequence ATGGCGTTGTTCCGTGTTTTGATTGTTGAAGACAGTGTGACGGCTCAGCAGATGTTGAAAGAAATGATTGAATCGGACCCTGATATTGAGGTTATCGGAATAGCCTCTAATGGCAAAGAAGGTGTGGAAAAAACACTGGAGCTTAAACCTGATCTGGTTACCATGGATTTGATGATGCCGGTCATGAGTGGCCAGGAGGCCATCGACCAGATCATGCAACAATGCGCCCGCCCCATCCTGGTTATTTCAAGCAACAACGATTCCAAAGTAGCCTTTGATGCCTGTTCGCGGGGAGCATTGGATGTTTTCCCAAAGGACGATCTGGACCCTGACAAGTGTGAAAAACTGACGTCCAGGATCAGGTTGCTGGCAAAAGTCCGGGTCATCGGGCACATTCGGCCAAAAACTACTGTTAAACCGCAAGTGATAGGAAATCATCGTGATGCCAAAGTCATTGCCATCGCCTGTTCCACTGGTGGACCCAAAGCTTTGTCGCAAATGCTCCCTCACCTCCCAGAAAATTTTCCGCACCCGATTGTCATTGCCCAGCATATTGAGGACGGTTTTACTGATGGTCTGGTGGAATGGCTGAATCAGGTGTGCCCGCAAAAACTGGAACTTGGAAAACAGGGAACCCGGCTGGCAGCCAATACAATCTACATTTCACCTTCAGAAAAAAATATGAAAGTTGGATTGGGTGGAGTAATTGAGTTTGAAGAACGCAGCGAGAAAGACCGTTATGCTCCTAATTGCGATGTCCTCCTGAATTCTGTAGCCCAAAACTATGGCCCGAAAAGTGTGGGCGTTATTTTGACGGGTATGGCAACGGATGGCGTAGCCGGGATGAAAAACATTCGGGATAAAGGGGGACAGACTATCGCGCAAGATGAATCCAGCAGTGTAGTCTATGGAATGAACCGGCAGGCAATTGAAACGGGTTGCATCGACAAAGTGTTGCCCATTGAAGAAATTGGGCAGTATTTGGCAAAACTTTAA
- a CDS encoding ZIP family metal transporter, with product MIYPLALGFLITFFFEKTFAWNTLESGKISYQTIGLSTLGGLSFHSLVEGLAMGTAMKMEIGIVVIAALIIHKFPVALILSSLFIKAGIFKKRTILFIIFLFALITPLGAGVSYVMFGIVDPYLLELAIAASGGTFLYLALFDFLPAINKQNQFGRIHTVSVCMGFSAMYFI from the coding sequence ATGATATACCCATTGGCCTTGGGGTTTTTAATTACTTTTTTCTTTGAAAAAACTTTTGCCTGGAACACACTGGAGTCGGGAAAGATTTCCTACCAGACCATTGGATTATCAACGCTAGGCGGGTTATCTTTTCACAGTCTGGTGGAAGGGTTGGCCATGGGTACCGCCATGAAGATGGAAATCGGGATCGTTGTTATAGCTGCCCTCATCATTCACAAATTCCCGGTTGCTTTGATATTGAGCAGCCTGTTTATTAAAGCCGGGATATTCAAAAAAAGAACCATCCTTTTTATTATTTTTCTGTTTGCCTTAATCACACCTTTGGGAGCAGGTGTTTCCTATGTAATGTTTGGAATAGTGGACCCCTACCTGCTTGAATTGGCTATTGCAGCCTCGGGAGGTACTTTCCTTTATCTGGCTCTATTTGACTTTCTACCAGCAATAAATAAGCAGAACCAATTCGGTCGGATTCATACAGTATCTGTTTGTATGGGCTTTTCCGCTATGTATTTTATTTAA